From Prionailurus viverrinus isolate Anna chromosome B2, UM_Priviv_1.0, whole genome shotgun sequence, the proteins below share one genomic window:
- the EGFL8 gene encoding epidermal growth factor-like protein 8 isoform X1 → MASINLFLPAACSLESRRIMGSRDEPCSLLGGLSFLLLLMSVQGAKGGSLKESQGVCSRQMLVVPLHYNESYSQPVYKPYLTVCDGRRICSTYRTTYRVAWREVRREVPQTHVVCCQGWKKRHPGALTCDAICAKPCQNRGVCVRPEQCECAPGWGGKHCHVDVDECRTGVALCFHRCLNTAGSFTCGCPQGLVLGMDRRTCTEGAPEPPTGANILSVAVREAEQDEHALRQEIWELQGRLERLEQWAGQAGAWVRAMLPMPPEELQPEQVAELWGRGDRIESLSDQVLLLEERLGACSCEDNSLGPGLNLNRRPIRNPSRAPAP, encoded by the exons ATGGCCTCCATTAACCTCTTCTTGCCTGCAGCCTGCAGTTTGGAGTCAAGGAGAATCATGGGGTCCAGGGATGAACCATGCAGTCTCTTAGGCGGACTCTCATTCCTCCTGCTACTGATGTCAGTCCAGGGGGCCAAGGGTGGATCCCTCAAAGAGAG CCAGGGGGTCTGCTCCAGGCAGATGCTCGTGGTCCCCCTCCATTACAACGAGTCCTACAGCCAACCAGTGTATAAGCCCTACCTGACCGTGTGTGATGGAAGACGCATCTGCAGCACCTACAG GACCACATACCGTGTGGCgtggagggaggtgaggagggaggtGCCGCAGACCCACGTCGTGTGCTGCCAGGGCTGGAAGAAGCGGCATCCAGGGGCCCTCACCTGTGATG CCATTTGTGCCAAGCCGTGTCAGAACCGAGGCGTCTGCGTTAGGCCAGAGCAGTGCGAGTGCGCCCCAGGCTGGGGTGGGAAGCACTGTCATGTGG ACGTGGATGAATGTAGGACTGGTGTTGCCCTCTGCTTCCACCGTTGCCTCAATACCGCAGGCAGCTTCACTTGTGGCTGTCCTCAAGGCCTGGTGCTGGGTATGGACAGGCGTACCTGCACAGAGGGCGCCCCGGAGCCCCCAACTGGTGCCAACATCCTCAGTGTGGCAG TTCGGGAAGCAGAACAAGATGAGCATGCGCTGAGACAGGAGATTTGGGAGCTTCAAGGGCGCCTGGAGCGGCTGGAGCAG TGGGCAGGTCAGGCCGGGGCCTGGGTCCGAGCCATGCTGCCCATGCCACCTGAAGAGCTACAGCCGGAACAGGTGGCAGAGCTATGGGGCCGTGGCGACAGGATCGAGTCTCTCAGCGACCAAGTGCTGCTGCTGGAGGAGAGGCTAGGTGCCT GCTCCTGTGAGGACAACAGCCTGGGCCCAGGCCTCAATCTCAATCGGCGGCCAATAAGGAACCCCTCCAGAGCTCCTGCCCCCTAA
- the EGFL8 gene encoding epidermal growth factor-like protein 8 isoform X2, with product MGSRDEPCSLLGGLSFLLLLMSVQGAKGGSLKESQGVCSRQMLVVPLHYNESYSQPVYKPYLTVCDGRRICSTYRTTYRVAWREVRREVPQTHVVCCQGWKKRHPGALTCDAICAKPCQNRGVCVRPEQCECAPGWGGKHCHVDVDECRTGVALCFHRCLNTAGSFTCGCPQGLVLGMDRRTCTEGAPEPPTGANILSVAVREAEQDEHALRQEIWELQGRLERLEQWAGQAGAWVRAMLPMPPEELQPEQVAELWGRGDRIESLSDQVLLLEERLGACSCEDNSLGPGLNLNRRPIRNPSRAPAP from the exons ATGGGGTCCAGGGATGAACCATGCAGTCTCTTAGGCGGACTCTCATTCCTCCTGCTACTGATGTCAGTCCAGGGGGCCAAGGGTGGATCCCTCAAAGAGAG CCAGGGGGTCTGCTCCAGGCAGATGCTCGTGGTCCCCCTCCATTACAACGAGTCCTACAGCCAACCAGTGTATAAGCCCTACCTGACCGTGTGTGATGGAAGACGCATCTGCAGCACCTACAG GACCACATACCGTGTGGCgtggagggaggtgaggagggaggtGCCGCAGACCCACGTCGTGTGCTGCCAGGGCTGGAAGAAGCGGCATCCAGGGGCCCTCACCTGTGATG CCATTTGTGCCAAGCCGTGTCAGAACCGAGGCGTCTGCGTTAGGCCAGAGCAGTGCGAGTGCGCCCCAGGCTGGGGTGGGAAGCACTGTCATGTGG ACGTGGATGAATGTAGGACTGGTGTTGCCCTCTGCTTCCACCGTTGCCTCAATACCGCAGGCAGCTTCACTTGTGGCTGTCCTCAAGGCCTGGTGCTGGGTATGGACAGGCGTACCTGCACAGAGGGCGCCCCGGAGCCCCCAACTGGTGCCAACATCCTCAGTGTGGCAG TTCGGGAAGCAGAACAAGATGAGCATGCGCTGAGACAGGAGATTTGGGAGCTTCAAGGGCGCCTGGAGCGGCTGGAGCAG TGGGCAGGTCAGGCCGGGGCCTGGGTCCGAGCCATGCTGCCCATGCCACCTGAAGAGCTACAGCCGGAACAGGTGGCAGAGCTATGGGGCCGTGGCGACAGGATCGAGTCTCTCAGCGACCAAGTGCTGCTGCTGGAGGAGAGGCTAGGTGCCT GCTCCTGTGAGGACAACAGCCTGGGCCCAGGCCTCAATCTCAATCGGCGGCCAATAAGGAACCCCTCCAGAGCTCCTGCCCCCTAA